AGTCAGCTTTGCTGTCTGAGCTCGCGGGCTTCGCCCTATATAGTATCTGCATCTCAGTCAGCTTTGCTGTCTGAGCTCGCGGGCTTCGCCCTATAACAGCATAAAAACAACCGGCACCAAAAGCAAGCTTTCGTACCGGTCGTTTTTATGCTGTTGCAGATTCTCAGTTTTACGCGAAAGAAAAACCCTTGATTCCTCAAGGGTTGTAATCTCTGGTGCGGATGACAGGAGTCGAACCTGCACACCGTAAGGCGCTAGATCCTAAGTCTAGTGCGTCTGCCAGTTCCGCCACATCCGCATTCAATTGTTAATGGTGACCCATCCGCGACTCGAACGCGGGACACCCTGATTAAAAGTCAGGTGCTCTACCGACTGAGCTAATGGGTCTTGTTGGCTGGGGTAGCAGGACTCGAACCTACGCATGCCAGAGTCAAAGTCTGGTGCCTTACCGACTTGGCTATACCCCAACAGTTTATTTTTATATAATGGGGTGGATAATGGGACTTGAACCCACGACATCCAGAACCACAATCTGGCGCTCTGCCAGCTGAGCTATACCCACCGCATCTAAATGGCGCGCCTGCAGGGATTCGAACCCCGGGCACACGGCTTAGAAGGCCGTTGCTCTATCCAACTGAGCTACAGGCGCATGATTAAACTGATAAATGGAGCGGGTGAAGGGAATCGAACCCTCGCGACTGGCTTGGAAGGCCAGGGCTCTACCACTGAGCTACACCCGCAAACAAAAGATATTTTATATCGCTTGGCTGTTAATGTCAAGCTTATTTTGAAATTCTTTTTCCCGTTTCTCAGGGACAAGCATTAGTATACAGTACATATTAATTCAAGTCAATAGAAAATATCATTTTTTTCATTTTATTTTTCCAGTCTATTTCACATACACGATCCTAGTGTCCATGACCCCGTCCTTAAGCTCCAATACGCCGTAGCTATAATATTTTTGGGACCTTTTGTCTCCTATGCTTCCCGGATTTAAAAATACGATGCCCCCGATTTCTTCGTTAACAGCAATGTGGGAATGCCCGAACAGAGCGATGTCCGCGCCTTCCTCCTTGCTCTTGTAATAAAGATTTTGAAGCCCTGATTTTACCCCGTACAAATGCCCATGAGTTAAGAATATCTTATATCCTTCCACATCTAAAATCAAGTCTTCCTTTTCTTTTATATGGTCCGTATTTCCCTTAACCCACAAAACCTTGACAAGCGTGTCTTCATTAAGCTTCATGGCATCCCTCACGTTATCCCCCAGATGCAATATAAGTCCAGCATCCGGGTTTTTA
The sequence above is a segment of the Alkalibacter saccharofermentans DSM 14828 genome. Coding sequences within it:
- a CDS encoding metallophosphoesterase family protein — protein: MKVLIFSDTHGNNDRMMDIASKNPDAGLILHLGDNVRDAMKLNEDTLVKVLWVKGNTDHIKEKEDLILDVEGYKIFLTHGHLYGVKSGLQNLYYKSKEEGADIALFGHSHIAVNEEIGGIVFLNPGSIGDKRSQKYYSYGVLELKDGVMDTRIVYVK